In one window of Pedosphaera parvula Ellin514 DNA:
- a CDS encoding Gfo/Idh/MocA family protein, producing the protein MNRRQFLQVSAAGLALSALPNYAAEFADQKKRVGLIGCGWYGKCDLFRLIQVAPVEVVSLCDVDKNMLANAADMVAERQVSKKKPRTYGDYREMLKEKDLDIVLIAPPDHWHALAMIEAAKAGADIYVQKPIGVDVIECQAMLTAARKYKRVVQVGTQRRSTPHLIEARDTIVREGKLGKIGMVEICCYYHMRTSENPPDTAPPENLDYEMWTGPAPMRPYNKLVHPRSWRAFMEYGNGIVGDMCIHMYDMARWMLELGWPKSVSSFGGILVDKHGKSNISDTQTITFNHGDLPIVWTHRTWGEAPDPKYQWAAIFYGDKGTLKAGLMGYDFIPQGKGQPVHRDVTYELEQYPEDKTEKDLEKHVAPAIRGHMKNFLSCIADRSKPVADIEQGYISSAACILGNLSMKLGRSLAWDAAKGQVVEDGEANQLLCRPYRTPWVHPYPDKV; encoded by the coding sequence ATGAACCGCCGACAATTCCTCCAGGTCAGCGCCGCTGGGCTGGCCCTGTCCGCCCTGCCGAACTATGCCGCTGAATTTGCCGACCAGAAAAAGCGTGTGGGTTTGATCGGTTGCGGATGGTATGGCAAATGTGACTTATTCCGCCTCATTCAGGTTGCACCCGTGGAAGTGGTGTCACTTTGCGATGTGGACAAGAACATGCTGGCCAACGCCGCCGACATGGTGGCGGAGCGCCAGGTATCGAAAAAGAAGCCGCGCACGTATGGCGATTACCGGGAGATGTTGAAGGAAAAGGATCTGGACATTGTGCTGATTGCCCCGCCGGATCATTGGCATGCGCTGGCGATGATTGAGGCAGCCAAGGCTGGCGCTGACATCTATGTGCAAAAGCCAATCGGGGTTGATGTCATTGAATGCCAAGCCATGCTGACAGCTGCCCGCAAATACAAACGCGTGGTGCAGGTGGGGACTCAGCGCCGCAGCACGCCGCACCTGATAGAAGCTCGCGATACGATTGTCCGGGAAGGCAAACTCGGCAAGATCGGCATGGTGGAGATTTGCTGTTATTACCACATGCGTACGTCGGAGAATCCGCCCGATACGGCGCCGCCTGAAAACCTCGATTACGAAATGTGGACTGGTCCGGCGCCGATGCGCCCATACAACAAGCTGGTGCACCCACGTAGTTGGCGTGCATTCATGGAGTATGGAAACGGAATAGTGGGGGACATGTGCATTCACATGTACGACATGGCTCGTTGGATGCTGGAGTTGGGCTGGCCGAAGAGCGTTAGTTCGTTCGGAGGCATCCTGGTTGACAAGCACGGCAAATCCAATATTTCCGATACTCAAACCATCACGTTTAATCATGGCGATCTGCCGATTGTCTGGACTCATCGCACCTGGGGAGAAGCGCCTGACCCCAAATACCAATGGGCCGCGATTTTCTACGGCGATAAAGGGACGCTCAAGGCTGGACTGATGGGATACGATTTCATTCCGCAGGGAAAAGGGCAGCCGGTGCATCGCGATGTGACCTATGAATTGGAACAATATCCCGAGGATAAGACCGAGAAGGATTTGGAAAAACATGTCGCTCCAGCCATTCGCGGGCACATGAAGAATTTTCTTTCGTGCATAGCAGATCGCAGCAAGCCAGTGGCCGACATTGAGCAGGGATATATTTCGAGTGCCGCCTGCATTCTGGGCAATCTTTCCATGAAGCTGGGGCGTTCGCTGGCCTGGGATGCCGCCAAAGGGCAGGTGGTCGAGGATGGAGAGGCGAATCA